GAAGCAATTAAACAGCCTTAAAGGTAAAAGTGTGTTAGTTGTAGGTTTTGGAGAGATGAGCAGACTAGCTGTAGAACATCTTTTAGATAAGGGTATTGGAAAAATATATATCTGTAATAGAAGAAGTGAGACAGTAGAAGCTTTAATAAAAAAACATGATCATATTCAGTATATTGATTTTGACAAAAAGTATTCTGTGTTGAAAGATATAGATATACTTATTAGTGCGACGGGAGCTCCTCACTATGTTTATTATGCAAAGGAGTTTGAAGCCTGTTATCAAAACAATAAGCCTCTATGTATTGTTGACATTGCTCTGCCTAGAGACATAGACCCTGCTATTGGAGAGATACAGGGCATAAAGCTATTTCATATAGACCAATTAAAGGATATTGCAAATGAAAATTTAGCTTCAAGGCAAAAGTTGATTGAAGAAATACAAAACTATATTGAAGTCGCTATTAGAGATTATGAAGACTGGTATCAATGTTTACCGGTTTACCCTAAAATCGAAGCTATAAAAAATTATAGTCAGCAGTTAGCAGATGAAGAACTAAATAAGATGTTTAAAAAACTTTCTCATATCCCCCAAAAAGACAGGGAAACCATTGAAATTATTGTAAGAAGCCTTGTAAAGAAAATGTGGAGAAAGCCTATCCTGCAACTTAAGGATGCTGGAGTGAGGGGGAAGGGAGAAGAAATGGCTTCCTTTGTAGATGAGTTTTTAGGGCTATAGGTTTACTATAGACATACGTCTATGAACTTTAACATACTAAACCATAGACCGTGAATATTAAAGTTTAAATTTAAAGGCTTATACCTATAAAGTGAGGAGGATAAAATTGTCTCTATATTATCCAATGATGCTGAAGATTCAAGGGAAGCTTTGCACAGTAATTGGTGGAGGAGAAGTTGCAGAGCGTAAGGTGAAGACACTGCTAAGGTATGAGGCAAAAGTAGTCCTTATTAGCCCTAAGATAACAGAAGGACTACAGGCGCTGGTAGAGCAAAAGAAGATTATCCATAGAAAGAAATATTATGAAGAAGGAGATTTATTAGGAAGCTACTTGATCTATGCTGTTACTGACGATGCAGAGATTAACAAAAAGTGCAAAGAAGAGGCAGAAAAATATCAGATTTTAATTAATGTAGCGGATTCTCCGATGGCTTCTGATTTTATTGTACCTTCTTCTATTGAAAGGGGAAGCTTAACAATTGCCATCTCTACAGAGGGGAAAAGCCCTATGCTTTCGAGTAAAATAAAAAAGGAGCTAGAGGTCATTTACACAGAAGGTTATGAAGAAATTTTAGATACTTTAGGAGAGATAAGGGAAAGGGCTTTGAAGGAGATTGCTTCCATAAAAGATAGGAAAAATCTTTTTTATCACTTAGTATATGAAATCTCTTATGATATAAATTCCCCAGAAAAGCTTGAAGCTACAAAGAAAAAAATGTGGCAGGCTTATGAAAGTTTAAAATAGTTAGAAGAATACAAAAAACAAGTTGAACTTAATAGAAGGCGTGATAATATGAGAAAAATTAGAATTGGTTCTAGAGCTAGTGAATTGGCTTTAGTACAGGCAGAAATGATTATGAAAATGCTGAAGGAAAAGTTTCCTCAGTATGACTATGAGATCATAAAAATCAAAACATTAGGTGATAAAATTTTAGATAAAACCTTAAGTAAAATAGGGGGTAAGGGACTTTTTGTAAAAGAAATTCAGGCAGCGTTGTTAGAAGAGAGTATAGATCTAGCTGTGCATAGCATGAAGGATATGCCGGCAGAATCACCAGAGGGCTTGATGCTGGCAGCAATAACTGAAAGAGAAGATCCCCGTGATGTACTTGTAATAAGAAATGGAAAAACATTGAAGGATATACCCCTTAATGCTTTTATTGGTACCAGTAGTTTAAGAAGAAAAGCGCAACTATTAAATTTGAGAAAAGATGTGGTGTTAAAGGATATACGAGGAAATGTAGCAACACGTTTAAGTAAGATAGACACAGAAGGTTTAGAGGCAGTAATTTTAGCAGCAGCAGGCTTAAAAAGACTGGGGTACGATGATAGTAAATTCTACTATCTAGATATAGAAACCTTTACGCCAGCTGTAGGCCAAGGAGCCTTAGGCTGTGAAATAAGAAGAAGTGACAAAATGCTTTATGATATGTTTCAAGAGATTAACCACCAAGAGACCTACAACTGTGTTATGGGAGAGCGTGTTTTCTTAAAACTGCTAGAAGGAGGATGTCATGTTCCTATAGGTGCCTATGGAAAGAAGGTAGGAGAAGAACTGTGGATTACTGGTATGGTAGCCTCCCCTGATGGTAGTGAAATTATTCGTCATAGAGAAAAAGGAAACTTTGAAGACTTCCTTCAAGTAGGCAGGAAGCTAGCAGAAGAAATGGAGAAACTCGGAGCCAAGAGGCTTTTATCATCATGTAGAAATTAGAGAGGAGAGATTTTGTGAAGAAACCCTATGTTTATTTGGTAGGGGCTGGTCCTGGGGATGAAGATTTAATTACCGTTAAAGGGTTGAAGTGTATTGAAAAAGCAGATGTAATTTTATACGATCGCTTAGCAAATGAAAACCTTCTTCAACACAAAAAATTAGAGGCGGAAACCATCGACGTAGGCAAAGCTCCTCATCAGCATCAATATACGCAAGAGGAAATTAATCAATTGTTGGTTGATAAGGCTAAAGAAGGGAAGGTTGTTACCAGATTAAAAGGGGGGGATCCTTTTGTATTTGGCAGAGGAGGAGAAGAAGCATTAGCTCTGTATGAAGAAAACATTCCTTTTGAAGTAGTTCCAGGGATTACTTCCGCGATAGCAGTTCCTAACTATGGAGGTATTCCGGTAACCCACCGACATATGAGTACCTCCTTTCATGTTATAACAGGACATGAAGACCCTACAAAGGGGGATTCGGATGTCAATTATGAAGCTTTGGCAAAGCTAGAAGGAACTTTAGTGTTTTTAATGGGCGTAGCACATTTGAAGGAAATTACAGAAAAACTTAAGCTTTATGGAAAAGATAAAAATACACCAGCAGCTTTAATCCATAGGGGTACCACCGCTAGACAGAAAACTGTAACAGGTACCCTAGAAAATATCGTAGAGGTTGCAGCAGTCAATAAAATCAAGGCACCTTCTATCATCATTATAGGAGAAGTAGTAAGGTTAAGACAACAGTTAAACTGGTTTCAAAGCTTACCGTTGCAGGGAAAACGAATACTGGTTACTAGAACAAGACAGCAAGCCAGTGATCTATCTAGACAGCTAAAGGAATTGGGAGGGGAGGTTATAGAATTTCCTACCATATCTATAGAAGCGCCTGAAGACTTTACTTCTATAGACAAGGCCTTGAAAAATCTAACTGTTTTTCAACATATTATTTTTACTAGTGTAAATGGCGTAAAAGCGTTTTTCAATAGATTAAAGCAGCTAGAAATAGATATTCGGTCTATAGGATTAGCAAAGATTACTGCCATTGGTTCCGCCACCAAAGAGACATTAGAAGATAAGGGCGTCTTAGTGGATATTTTGCCGGAGGTTTATACAGCGGAAGGCATTCTTGAGGCGGTTCAAGGAAGGGTTAAAGAAGGGGAAAGGGTACTTTTACCTCGAGCAGATATTGCTAGAAGAGCATTAACTACAGGGCTTAAAGAGATGGGGGCTATTGTGGAAGAAGTCGATATCTATAGAACCGTCATACCCACCTGTAGAAGAGAGGACTTAATAGAAATATTAAAAAATCCTCTTGATTATATTACCTTCACCAGTTCTTCCACAGTAAAAAATTTCCTGGAAATACTAGGTGAAGAAAATAAGTCCCTAATAGAAGGAAGGAAAATAGCTTCTATAGGCCCTATTACAGGAAAAACCTTAGAAAATTTAGGTTTATCTGTAGATATACAAGCAAAGCATTATACCATAGAAGGCTTAGTAAGTAGTATAAGGGAGGGATAAAATGCAAGATTTTAAAAGATCTAGGCGTTTGAGAAGTAGCGCTGAAATAAGAAGCTTAGTGAAGGAAACCAATGTACATATATCTGATTTGATTTATCCTATGTTTGTAGTTCATGGGGAAAATATAAAAAAAGAAATCACGAATTTACCAGGACAATATCATTACTCAATTGACCAACTAAAGGATGGGGTACAAGAAGTTGTAGACCTAGGTATAAAGGCTATCGTACTCTTTGGATTACCGGAAAACAAGGATGAAGAGGGTTCTGAGGCTTATGATAGCAATGGTATTGTACAGCAGGCGATAAGAGAGGTTAAAAAACATTATCCCAATCTACTAGTGATTACCGATGTATGCCTTTGTCAATACACCAGTCATGGTCACTGTGGCCTCGTGAAGGAAGGAATTGTTGTCAATGATGAGAGTTTAGAAAAACTAGCTCAAACAGCATTATCCCATGCTGAGGCGGGAGCCGATATGGTGGCACCCTCTGACATGATGGATGGAAGAGTAGGAAAAATTAGAGAGGCATTAGACAAAAATAACTTTAAGCATATACCCATTATGAGTTATAGCGTTAAATATGCTTCGGCATTTTATGGTCCCTTTAGAAGTGCCGTTAACAGTGCACCTCAATTTGGAGATAGAAAAACCTATCAAATGGACCCTGCAAACCGTATAGAAGCCTTAAGGCAGGTAGAGGCAGATATTCAAGAGGGGGCAGATATTATTATGGTAAAACCTGCCTTTGCTTATTTGGATATTATTAGAGAGGTAAAAAACAGTTTTCCTATGCCGGTGGCTGCTTATCATGTAAGTGGTGAATATGCTATGATAAAAATAGCTGCAAGAGAAGGATTATTAAAGGAAGAGGAAAGCATGGTAGAAACCTTGACTGCCATAAAAAGGGCTGGAGCAGATATGATTCTAACTTACTTTGCTAAGGATATGGCAAAGTGGATAAGGAGGAATAGCTAATGAAACTGGAGAGATCTAAACAGCTTTTTGAAGAAGCCAAAAAAGTAATGCCAGGAGGGGTAAATAGCCCCGTAAGAGCCTTTTCATCGGTACAAATGGACCCTCCTTTTATAAAAAAAGGTGAGGGTACTTACATTTATGATGAGGATGGAAATAAATATATCGATTATGTAGGTTCCTGGGGACCGCTGGTTTTAGGGCACTGCCATCCAGAAGTCGTAAAAAACCTAAAAGAGGTAGTGGAGACGGGCACTAGTTTTGGTGCACCAACAGAAATAGAAACCAGAACCGCGCAACTGATTGTAGATACCATTCCTTCTATTGATATGATCAGGATGGTAAACTCTGGAACAGAAGCTACTATGACGGCTTTAAGATTAGCAAGGGGCTATACTGGTAGAAGTAAAATTGTAAAGTTTAACGGTAATTATCACGGCCATTCGGATAGCTTATTGATTAAGGCGGGATCTGGTGCTTTAACCCATGGTGTTCCTAATAGCCCAGGGGTTCCAGAAGATGTTGTGAAAAATACCATTACTGCTATATACAATGATACAGAGAACATAGAAGAAATTTTTAAAACCTATGGAGAAGATATAGCGGCTGTGATTGTAGAGCCTATAGCAGGAAACATGGGGGTTGTGCCCTTAACACAGGAATTTGCTGACAAACTTAGAAGTATTACGGAAAAATACGGTAGTCTATTGATTTTTGATGAGGTCATGACAGGTTTTCGTGTTGCCTTTGAGGGCGCGCAAAGTTTATATAATATTATACCGGATCTTACTTGTTATGGAAAAATCATAGGGGGAGGACTACCAGTAGGCGCCTTTGGGGGAAAAAAAGAAATTATGTCTAAGTTATCACCTATAGGACCTGTATATCAAGCAGGAACATTGTCTGGTAATCCTTTAGCAATGATGGCGGGCTATACGACTTTGAAAATTTTAAAGGAAAATCCAGAAATCTACAAAGACATGGATCGCAGAGGAGAAAAGTTGGCAGAGGGATTAAAAAACATTGTGGAGGAACTAGGCATCAAGGCTTCTTTTAATCGTGTAGCTTCCATGCTCTGTATGTTTTTTACTGATCAGCCTGTAGTCAACTTCGAAACAGCATTAACCTCTGATACAGAGAAATATGCCCTTTACTTTAGAGAAATGTTAAAGAGAGGGATTTATTTAGCACCTTCTCAATTTGAAGCTACTTTTATCAATGCTGCCATGGGAGATGAAGAGATTATAAAGACGCTACAAGCAGCGAAAGAAGCCTTAATGGAAGTAAAGAGGTTAGGGTAGCATGAAGACTTTTCGTGGTTTTTTATTGGCAGGAACGCAAAGTGGTGTAGGAAAAACCACAATTTCTACAGGAATTATGGGGGCATTAAAAAAAAGAGGCATGTCAGTAAAGCCTTTTAAGGTGGGTCCTGATTATATAGATCCACAATTTCATCATTACGTTACGGGAAACCCTTCAAGAAACTTGGATGGCTATATGCTGAAAGAAGAGACTATCAAAACTTTATTTTATAAAAACTTAGTAGATTTAGATGTCGCCGTAGTAGAAGGGGTAATGGGGCTTTATGATGGTCGAGGAACAGAAAAGGATCAAGGAAGCTCTGCCCATATAGCAAAAATTTTAAATCTCCCTGTAATTTTAGTAATAGACGGCAGCGGAATGTCCTCCAGTGCTGCAGCTATGGTACTAGGCTACAAGATGTATGATAGAGGTGTAAATATACAAGGAGTTATTATTAACAATGTTTCTGGAGAAAAACACTATGCTATTTTAAAAGAAGTCATTGAGAGGGATACCGCTACAAAGTGTATTGGCTACTTAAACAAAAACAGAAACATTGAACTAAAAAGTAGGCATCTAGGGCTTATTCCTTGTGGAGAAGTACCAGAGCTTCAGAAAAAAGCAGATGAAGTCGTTGCTATGGTGGAGGAAACCATCGACATAGAAGGTTTACTAAGTTTAGTAAGCTCCATGGAAGTGGCTGGGATTCCTATAAAAACTTTGGATAAAAAACTAGTCATTGCATACCCCTACGATGATGCCTTCAACTTTTATTATCAAGATAATTTAGATTTACTAAAGGAGTTAGGCTGTAGCTTAGTTCCCTTTAGTCCTTTGAAGGATAAAAATCTACCAGAAAAGATTCATGGACTTTATATAGGGGGAGGATTTCCAGAGGTTTTTGCAGGAGAACTAGAAAAAAATAAGGAAATCCGCGGAAGAATTTACCAAAAGGCTCAAGAAGGACTTCCCATCTATGCTGAATGTGGGGGTTTCATGTATCTAACGAAGGGCATTAAAACCTTTGAGGGGGATTCCTACGAGATGGTAGGTGTTTTTGATGCAGTAGCAGAAATGACGAAAAGATTACAACGTTTTGGCTATTGTGAGGTAACGCCTACAGAAAAGAGCAGTTTTTTTAAAGAATCTTTTACAATAAAAGCTCACGAATTTCATCGAGCTATTGTAAAAGGTAGGGAGGAAAACTATGTCTACCATGTAAGAAAAATAAAAGGCGACAAAGTTATTGATCGTTGGTGTTGTGGACAAGAAAAATACAACTGTATAGGAGCTTTTCCACATATACACTTTTACAGTCACCCTTCTTTTGTAGAAGGTTTTATAGAAAAGTGTGAATCTTATAAAAAAACGATGGACTAGGGGGAATTTCCATGCTTCAACAGCATACCAAAAAAAAATACAATATTAAAACAATGACGCAAATCGCTATGCTAATTGCTTTAAGCATGATTGGTGCCACGATAAAAGTTCAAGGCAGCATTGCTTTTGACTCTATGGCAGGGTTTTTCGCTGCCCTATATATTAGTCCTCTAGCAGGAGGCATGGTAGGTTTATTAGGGCATTTGTTGTCGGCTACAACCGCGGGATTTCCTATGACGATACCTATGCATATGCTGGTAGCTTTTCAAATGTTGGTTTTTATTTACATATTTGGGTGGGTATATGAAAAAACCTCCAGTTGGATTGCTATTTTAGTAGGGACTTTTTTAAATGGCCCTGTGGGAGCACTTCTAGCAGTACCTGTTTCTTTGATGTTGGGTTTTGGAGGTTGGCCGCTATTTTTAATGCTTTGGATGCCTTTAACCATAGCATCTTTTATCAATATTGTACTGGCTACAGTTGTCTATAAGGGTATTTTAAGAGGTACAAGATAATGAAGGTCAAGCGATTCAGGGACTTAACCATTATTGATCATATGGTGGATAAGCTTCTTGTCATTGCCTGTGACTCCTGTGGTGCTGTAGGCAATAAAGAAAAGGATATTGTGAAGGTTATGCCGGAGATTGTAGGCTACTATACAACCCGCGTAGCGCTTATGGAGGTTTTATCAGTAGGGGCTGAAATTACTACGGTTATCAATACTTTGTCTGTAGAAATGGAACCTACTGGAACACAAATCATACGGGGCATTGAAAAGTTGTTAAAGGAGGCAGGTATTGATACTATCTGTTTAAACGGTAGTACTGAAGAAAATTTTAAAACCTGCCAAACAGCGATGGGTATAACGATTATAGGAGAAGTGCAAAAGGATAAGATCAGGGTAAATACCTCTCAAAAAGGTGACTACGTGGTGGTTGCGGGCATGCCAAAGTTTGGAAATGAAATAACTGGGGTGTATCACCCTGATATTTGTAGCATAAAAGACCTTCAAGTACTTTTAGCAATGAAAGAAGTGAGGGAAATTTATCCGGTAGGGTCAAAAGGTATTTTATATGAGAGTCAGTATTTAGCTGAGGAAAATCATTTAAACTTTCAAATTGCTGATGATGTTTCGGTAGATATTAGAAAGTCAGCAGGTCCTGCTACCGTTGTTATATTTACCATAGCGCCTAGAAAGCTCTCATTCCTTCAGGAAAAAATTAAAACGCCCCTACAAATTATAGGGAAGCTAATTTAAGTGCCATTAGCGTTAATTTAAATCATAACTTGTCGTCCTGAAGGCTAGGGCTAACAAGAATCTTTGTTATTACAAGATCCTTCTCTATGCTCAGGATGACATTTGGAGAGAATCTGGGAAGTAATCGACTTAAGTTAAGCTATGATAGTTATATAGATGCGCGCTTCTAAAGTTAAATTTTAATATACACGGTCTACGGTTTCGCCCCAAAACCGTGGGCTGCAAATGTAGCCCTTAGTATATTAAAATTTAAGGGCGCACATCTATATATAGTAAGGATAATAAAGTTTATAGTATGTGGAGAGCAGGGTGATGACATGACGATTGAGGCAATCTGTCCCGCTTCTTGTGGTGAATTGCTGCAGGGTTATATAGAAGGGGGAGAAAAGCTGATTTCCTATAGCATCAACTTATTTAGCAAAGTAACCATTAGAGAAGAACAGAAAAAAAGCATAGGGAAAGCATCAAAAAATGATTCAAAGGCTTATCAAATGTTAGAACAAGTTTTTCAGTATTATGGATACCATCAAAGAGATGCTATTAACCTTTGTTTACAAATTGATTCCTCTATTCCTATCGCTAAGGGAATGGCCAGCAGCACAGCAGATTTGGCTGCTACTGCGGTAGCAACTGCTAATTATCTAGGAAAAAAACTTTCTGAAGAAGAAATCGCTAAGCTATGTATCAAAATTGAGCCTACCGACAGCACCATTTTTTCTTCAATCACCCTTTTTGATCATCTAAAAGGAAGTTTTAAGAAACAGTACGGTAGTATTCCAAAGTGCAAGGTGCTGCTTTTGGAGGGCAAAGAAAGAATTGATACCATAGATTTTCGAAAAACCGATCATTCCAGTTGTCTTAAGGAAAATGAAAGTGCCTTAAAGGAAGCACTAAAGTCTTTTGAGGAAGGGATAAAAAGCAGTGATTTAAAAGAAATAGGAAAAGCTGCTACCATAAGCGCCTTTGCTAATCAAAAAATTCTTTATAAAGAAGGATTAGAGAAAATTGGAGAACTAAGTGAAAAGCTAGGGGCCTATGGTATCAATGTGGCACATAGTGGTTCTGTTGTAGGTATATTGTACAATGAAGAAAGTTTTGATAGGGAAAAATTCTACCATATGATAAAGAGCCAGCCTTATATGAAAAATTACTTATCTATTGTAAGTTATGATATTATTCCTGGTGGAGGAAAGATAATCAACATATAATATGGAAACTTAAAGGGAGAGAGAACAGTGGAATATATTAAAGATCCAATGGAAATTGAAAAAAAGAGCTTTGAAATCATTACTGAAGAATTAGGGGAAAAAACCTTTCCTGAGAGGGAAGGAAAAATTATAAAAAGAGTCATTCATACAACTGCTGACTTTCAGTATGGTGATATTACAAAGATCAATGAGTATGCCATTGATTCAGCAATTAAAGCATTAAAAGAAGGTTGTAGTATCTATACAGATACAAAAATGGCCATGGCAGGAATCAATAAAAGAGTTTTAAAGGATTTAAATAGTGATATCTATTGTTTAGTGGACGATGCTGAAGTAAGTAAGGAAGCTAAGGAAAGAGGTCTTACCCGTTCCATGGTAGGGATGGAAAAAGCAGTGATGGACAAAAGAACAAAAATATTTGTCATCGGCAATGCACCTACCGCTTTATTTCAACTATGCCAGTTTATAGATGAAGGAAAAGTCCAACCTCATCTTGTGGTGGGTGTACCAGTGGGCTTTGTAGGAGCGAAGGAATCAAAAGATGAGCTATTGAAGAGAAAAGTTCCTTATATTACTACTGTGGGAAGAAAAGGTGGTAGTACAGTGGCAGCTGCTATAATCAATGCCCTTCTATATATGACAAAATAGGAGAAGGAGAATCATGGAAAAATATGTTGTAAAGAATGGAAAAAAGCTGCGATATGGTTATACTACCGGTTCCTGTGCAACGGCAGCCGCCAAAGCAGCAGCCCAGATGCTTCTAGAAGGAAGAGATATAGAAACGATTTCTATCTCTACACCAAAGGGTTGGGATTTGACGCTAACTGTTTTAGAAAGAAAAAGAGATGGTGAAGATGTATGCTGTGGTGTAAAAAAAGATGGTGGAGATGATCCCGATGCTACGAATGGCCTTATTATTTGCAGTAGAGTTCAATGGAGAGAGGATAATAAAATCAATATTGATGGGGGTATAGGGGTAGGGAGAGTAACAAAAAAAGGTCTACCTATCTCTGTTGGCAAAGCTGCCATCAATCCAGTACCTCTGCAGATGATAGAAAAAGAAGTAAGACAGGTTATAGGAGAAAATAGAGGAGTAGATGTAGAGATTTTTATTCCTAAGGGAGAAGAGATTGCAGTCAAAACCTTTAATCCGCGATTAGGTATCATAGGAGGAATTTCTATACTAGGAACCTCTGGTATCGTAGAACCCATGTCAGAGGAAGCCTGGAAGGAATCCTTAGCATTGGAAATTTCAGTGGCAAAGGAAGAAGGGCTAGAAAAACTGATTTTTGTTCCAGGAAACTATGGTAGGGATTTAATCAAAAACAACTATAATTTTGATGAAAAGTATGTAATAAAAACCAGTAATTTTATAGGATTCATGCTGGACCAAGCTCTACACCATAAGATAAAGAAACTTCTTCTAGTAGGTCATATAGGAAAGTTGATTAAGGTGGCAGGAGGAATTTTTCACACTCATAGTAAAATAGCTGATGGCAGGAGAGAAATCCTAGCGGCTTATCTGGGGGTATTAGGTGCTAGTCCTCTTGAAATAAAAAGGGTTTTAGAAAGTAACACAACAGAGGAAGCAGTGACGTTGATTCAAGAGATGAAAAAAGAAGAGATTTTCTCTCTATTAGTTGAGAAAATTACAGAAAAAGCACTAGAACGAACATTTGAAGAAATTGAAATAGGAACGATTATTTTTTCCATGGAGCATGGGGTACTGGCTACCTGTCAAGAAGGTAAAAAGCTATTGGAGGAATTTAAGCGATGAAGAAAATATGGGTTGTTGGCATAGGTCCAGGCCATAGAGACTATATATTACCGGCTGCCTATAAGGCTGTAGAAAATAGTGATATTTTAGTAGGGGGAAGACGGCATCTGGAGATTTTTCATGAATATCAAGGGGAAATCTGCCCCATTACCAAGGATTTAGAATCTGTTATAAATTATATCAAGGAACATAGAGAAGAAAAACGAATCACTCTAATTCTTTCAGGAGACACAGGATTCTATAGCATGTTAAGCTATATGAAAAAGCATTTTTGTGAAGAAGACTTAGAAGTAATACCTGGAATTAATTCTTTACAGTACTTATTTAGCAGAATAAAAGAAACCTGGCAGGAGACGCCTCTTTTGAGTCTCCATGGACGAAAAGAGAATTTTATAGAAAAGCTGAAGGTGTATAAAAAAGTAGGGCTTCTAACGGATCATCTAAATACACCAGAGGTTATTGCAAAAAGCTTGATGGATTATGGGCTTAAAGAGGCACGTATGGTGGTAGGAGAAAATCTATCCTACGAGGAGGAGCGAATCATCAAGGGTAAACCAGAGGAAATTATAAGGAATGCTCCCTATAAAATGTCAGTGGTGGTGATTTTTTATGAATAAAAGATGGGAATACAGTGGCTTTGGCATACCAGATGATTTTTTTGTAAGGGGAAAGGCCCCTATGACGAAGGAAGAAGTAAGAGCTGTAGTGCTAAGTAAATTAAGATTAAAAGAGGACCACATTTTTGTAGATGTAGGAGCAGGCACTGGGTCAGTATCTATAGAAGCGGCATTAAAACTCTCTAGGGGAAAAGTCTATGCTATCGAATATAAAGAAGAAGCTTTAAGCCTATTAGAGGTGAATGCTAAAGCCTTTGGGGTAGAAAATTTAGAGGTTTTAAAAGGAAGAGCTGAAGAAGAGCTAAAAAAGATTAAAGGTTTTGATAGAATTTTTGTTGGAGGCAGCGGTGGGGAGATCCATTGG
The sequence above is drawn from the Clostridium formicaceticum genome and encodes:
- a CDS encoding cobyrinate a,c-diamide synthase, which gives rise to MKTFRGFLLAGTQSGVGKTTISTGIMGALKKRGMSVKPFKVGPDYIDPQFHHYVTGNPSRNLDGYMLKEETIKTLFYKNLVDLDVAVVEGVMGLYDGRGTEKDQGSSAHIAKILNLPVILVIDGSGMSSSAAAMVLGYKMYDRGVNIQGVIINNVSGEKHYAILKEVIERDTATKCIGYLNKNRNIELKSRHLGLIPCGEVPELQKKADEVVAMVEETIDIEGLLSLVSSMEVAGIPIKTLDKKLVIAYPYDDAFNFYYQDNLDLLKELGCSLVPFSPLKDKNLPEKIHGLYIGGGFPEVFAGELEKNKEIRGRIYQKAQEGLPIYAECGGFMYLTKGIKTFEGDSYEMVGVFDAVAEMTKRLQRFGYCEVTPTEKSSFFKESFTIKAHEFHRAIVKGREENYVYHVRKIKGDKVIDRWCCGQEKYNCIGAFPHIHFYSHPSFVEGFIEKCESYKKTMD
- the cobA gene encoding uroporphyrinogen-III C-methyltransferase, with amino-acid sequence MKKPYVYLVGAGPGDEDLITVKGLKCIEKADVILYDRLANENLLQHKKLEAETIDVGKAPHQHQYTQEEINQLLVDKAKEGKVVTRLKGGDPFVFGRGGEEALALYEENIPFEVVPGITSAIAVPNYGGIPVTHRHMSTSFHVITGHEDPTKGDSDVNYEALAKLEGTLVFLMGVAHLKEITEKLKLYGKDKNTPAALIHRGTTARQKTVTGTLENIVEVAAVNKIKAPSIIIIGEVVRLRQQLNWFQSLPLQGKRILVTRTRQQASDLSRQLKELGGEVIEFPTISIEAPEDFTSIDKALKNLTVFQHIIFTSVNGVKAFFNRLKQLEIDIRSIGLAKITAIGSATKETLEDKGVLVDILPEVYTAEGILEAVQGRVKEGERVLLPRADIARRALTTGLKEMGAIVEEVDIYRTVIPTCRREDLIEILKNPLDYITFTSSSTVKNFLEILGEENKSLIEGRKIASIGPITGKTLENLGLSVDIQAKHYTIEGLVSSIREG
- the hemB gene encoding porphobilinogen synthase; this encodes MQDFKRSRRLRSSAEIRSLVKETNVHISDLIYPMFVVHGENIKKEITNLPGQYHYSIDQLKDGVQEVVDLGIKAIVLFGLPENKDEEGSEAYDSNGIVQQAIREVKKHYPNLLVITDVCLCQYTSHGHCGLVKEGIVVNDESLEKLAQTALSHAEAGADMVAPSDMMDGRVGKIREALDKNNFKHIPIMSYSVKYASAFYGPFRSAVNSAPQFGDRKTYQMDPANRIEALRQVEADIQEGADIIMVKPAFAYLDIIREVKNSFPMPVAAYHVSGEYAMIKIAAREGLLKEEESMVETLTAIKRAGADMILTYFAKDMAKWIRRNS
- the hemA gene encoding glutamyl-tRNA reductase, with translation MKVVVFGVTHKNSTIAIREKVAFSKSKLQKAYNIMESDAFVKEAVILSTCNRSEIIAVVEDTKKAETWFKDFYINFFHLQEEEIEDYCLFKKEREAVKYLYEVCCGLDSLVLGEDQILGQVKEAHQMAIELKHSGKILNKLFLEAITTAKEIKTKTSISENPLSISYIAVKQVEKQLNSLKGKSVLVVGFGEMSRLAVEHLLDKGIGKIYICNRRSETVEALIKKHDHIQYIDFDKKYSVLKDIDILISATGAPHYVYYAKEFEACYQNNKPLCIVDIALPRDIDPAIGEIQGIKLFHIDQLKDIANENLASRQKLIEEIQNYIEVAIRDYEDWYQCLPVYPKIEAIKNYSQQLADEELNKMFKKLSHIPQKDRETIEIIVRSLVKKMWRKPILQLKDAGVRGKGEEMASFVDEFLGL
- the hemC gene encoding hydroxymethylbilane synthase, producing the protein MRKIRIGSRASELALVQAEMIMKMLKEKFPQYDYEIIKIKTLGDKILDKTLSKIGGKGLFVKEIQAALLEESIDLAVHSMKDMPAESPEGLMLAAITEREDPRDVLVIRNGKTLKDIPLNAFIGTSSLRRKAQLLNLRKDVVLKDIRGNVATRLSKIDTEGLEAVILAAAGLKRLGYDDSKFYYLDIETFTPAVGQGALGCEIRRSDKMLYDMFQEINHQETYNCVMGERVFLKLLEGGCHVPIGAYGKKVGEELWITGMVASPDGSEIIRHREKGNFEDFLQVGRKLAEEMEKLGAKRLLSSCRN
- the hemL gene encoding glutamate-1-semialdehyde 2,1-aminomutase, whose translation is MKLERSKQLFEEAKKVMPGGVNSPVRAFSSVQMDPPFIKKGEGTYIYDEDGNKYIDYVGSWGPLVLGHCHPEVVKNLKEVVETGTSFGAPTEIETRTAQLIVDTIPSIDMIRMVNSGTEATMTALRLARGYTGRSKIVKFNGNYHGHSDSLLIKAGSGALTHGVPNSPGVPEDVVKNTITAIYNDTENIEEIFKTYGEDIAAVIVEPIAGNMGVVPLTQEFADKLRSITEKYGSLLIFDEVMTGFRVAFEGAQSLYNIIPDLTCYGKIIGGGLPVGAFGGKKEIMSKLSPIGPVYQAGTLSGNPLAMMAGYTTLKILKENPEIYKDMDRRGEKLAEGLKNIVEELGIKASFNRVASMLCMFFTDQPVVNFETALTSDTEKYALYFREMLKRGIYLAPSQFEATFINAAMGDEEIIKTLQAAKEALMEVKRLG
- a CDS encoding precorrin-2 dehydrogenase/sirohydrochlorin ferrochelatase family protein; translation: MSLYYPMMLKIQGKLCTVIGGGEVAERKVKTLLRYEAKVVLISPKITEGLQALVEQKKIIHRKKYYEEGDLLGSYLIYAVTDDAEINKKCKEEAEKYQILINVADSPMASDFIVPSSIERGSLTIAISTEGKSPMLSSKIKKELEVIYTEGYEEILDTLGEIRERALKEIASIKDRKNLFYHLVYEISYDINSPEKLEATKKKMWQAYESLK